In a single window of the Methanofollis ethanolicus genome:
- a CDS encoding Ig-like domain-containing protein — protein MLIITIALCVVPAWAENVSGANFSGMDGEGMDAMFSPSNATAPGEDNSTAIPVQQTVAWVNVTPASAEMTVNDVLSFSAAAYDSSGTVVPDVVFAWNSSDPSVGTVNQTGLFTALAPGSAVITASVANSTVNGAANVTVSAPLIQTSPTPENETIPKSVQFSSVGASPGGVIPDTNNVFLRVSNDDGARFDDFGNNTYNIRWTGDASEIPANDGGQNALHITDDLSTTQKVTFTNNLAGTFWVTDTGGRYYKDEILLLIAVNGTIPDNFRLHLKADGYQWVPNPTPHAPPALEDITYEAVTLDEWFTKDDLIYGPQTWRPAAHTTYPLYPGQDVTNTSNTFRMMLVDLNAGDRYGVQPVRVQYEVENLNSFMAVNAYAYSKNADVGVYNITCWTNRLLGNPGEFSGYYVSGAPLPPAARVTISPESASVPVNGKQTFSARAYDENGDEIVGAPFTWSSSVPGVGTIGTDGVFSPASEGSTIITASTNGASGEAQVTVTGPVEKVLTSITMDPASVVMYTDNIGNQTFVAKGYDQFGDEITPLAFRWSSTNESVGTVDSSGRFSGISAGITDVQAQNGTVTGTAQVLIKPNPDWNVTLIGAVNGTLNRSTIIDLSHGGLLSYTDPSGKLWEGVNLSAIIGLVDDSDPATFNASLASRDYNITVVGKAAGNDKTVLITGRELLDGDTTFIAAYKVNGFEIPEGPIDGRTYWPLKLTGSGIAHVGKNLEEITEISLEFPPDIRKINITPDIVRTWESGEPLQFDARGYDASGTEVPFVSYTWTSSNTSVGTVDQTGYFTPTGSGTTTVWADFHGVNGSATVYVYPDNLPPHAWIVDQMGNGDFRTITEAIACARDGDTVLVRDGVYNELFKLEKGITLRSENGPSNTTITNANRAFMIEVLADNVSISGFTLKQTGFATIASKNAIRITKGDNCTISGNIFSDTQYCIYVYTGHVSYMTIAGNKFNSPTTSIYLTTCDHAVVRNNIIEGGKDNTILVYGNGDSLGNIVENNTISSDSIGGGGIGYANSFGGRISNNTIYNAGRGLYIRDAPNTVVRDNIIGECTESNVYLRDSIKNITFTGNELKGGKTGTFYLNSIKDGDSASIYMNDISTHPAKPGNFFYCKKSSPLALNSTEPISYVYNGTTYTNFVGNYFASYAGNDTDGDGLGDTPFVASGVNHYHPLVSPIDNYLVLTPTTITVTPAAATLEAGESVNFTAEVFDQRGETMPGAVPVWSSGNTTLGVVNATTGLFDALSSGNVTVSAVCDGCTGSAVVTVVPATKKTETLSFDVPNCTFSENSSGHSISVNASAASINGSRLTVRGNGFNLTLRTTSDPVTAGGQVNATYDGMVLETDPLVADLPLPGTVSGSIRANLTGLPAGAGITTTLSQNITDEVMSAFQLAASEDGLNVDGVAFTMNIQKTNLTNGQDVSDATIRMTASPAWVNAHGGVGAVRIIRWAEDGTKEVLTTTYLGTDTGGNLVFEAYSPNGLSLFGLAATSTPPSGSTVSSHSSSGGGSSDVAAISGSIPAGETKSFAVTETAVTRITVDAYDAIDDMLVTVQKASLPKDIAAPTQTTFQVIETTLYRADPSAIDRVTLEFAVPTSWIEDHDLSTGNIVLLGYENNGWKALTTTFLKEENGQALYSARASGFSYFAIVAGTTASAASPVQAEETTMPAGEAVQTASPSQSATTLPQKSPLPWGLAILAFGAVFMMRRR, from the coding sequence GTGCTTATCATTACAATCGCGCTCTGCGTCGTCCCTGCGTGGGCGGAGAACGTCTCCGGTGCGAACTTCTCCGGGATGGATGGGGAGGGAATGGACGCGATGTTCTCTCCTTCGAATGCCACGGCGCCTGGTGAAGACAATTCTACTGCGATACCGGTCCAGCAAACGGTGGCGTGGGTCAATGTCACGCCGGCATCTGCCGAAATGACGGTGAACGACGTGCTGTCGTTTTCGGCAGCAGCATATGATTCCTCGGGGACGGTTGTTCCCGATGTTGTCTTCGCCTGGAACAGCAGCGATCCGTCTGTCGGGACGGTAAACCAGACCGGTTTGTTCACAGCGCTTGCTCCGGGATCTGCGGTGATCACCGCTTCTGTCGCGAACAGCACCGTGAACGGGGCCGCAAACGTGACGGTGTCGGCACCCTTAATCCAAACTTCGCCGACGCCGGAGAACGAAACAATCCCGAAATCCGTTCAATTCTCCTCTGTCGGTGCCAGTCCCGGAGGCGTGATCCCGGATACCAATAACGTATTTCTGAGAGTTTCGAATGACGACGGCGCTCGGTTCGATGATTTCGGGAATAACACCTACAACATCAGGTGGACCGGCGATGCGTCCGAAATTCCGGCTAATGACGGAGGGCAAAACGCTCTGCACATCACCGACGATCTCTCGACCACTCAGAAGGTTACGTTTACGAATAATCTGGCGGGGACGTTCTGGGTCACCGACACGGGAGGACGTTACTACAAGGACGAGATATTGCTCCTCATTGCCGTCAACGGGACAATCCCGGACAATTTCAGGCTTCACCTGAAAGCCGACGGCTATCAGTGGGTTCCGAATCCGACGCCGCATGCACCACCTGCACTGGAAGACATCACCTATGAAGCCGTGACCCTGGACGAATGGTTTACGAAGGACGACCTGATCTACGGTCCGCAGACCTGGCGACCTGCTGCGCATACGACGTATCCCCTGTACCCCGGACAGGACGTCACCAACACCTCCAACACCTTCCGGATGATGCTCGTTGATCTCAATGCCGGCGACCGCTACGGCGTCCAGCCGGTCAGAGTTCAGTACGAGGTCGAGAACCTGAACTCTTTCATGGCTGTGAACGCCTATGCATACTCCAAGAACGCCGATGTCGGCGTATACAATATCACCTGCTGGACAAACCGCCTTCTTGGAAATCCCGGCGAGTTCAGCGGATATTATGTCTCCGGCGCCCCCCTCCCCCCTGCTGCACGGGTAACGATCTCACCTGAATCCGCATCTGTTCCCGTCAACGGCAAGCAGACGTTTTCAGCAAGAGCATATGATGAAAACGGGGATGAGATCGTCGGTGCCCCCTTCACCTGGTCGAGCAGCGTTCCCGGCGTCGGCACGATCGGTACTGATGGTGTATTCTCACCGGCTTCCGAAGGATCGACGATCATCACCGCCTCAACAAACGGTGCCTCCGGCGAGGCTCAGGTTACGGTGACAGGACCTGTTGAAAAGGTTCTGACATCGATCACGATGGACCCGGCCTCGGTCGTGATGTACACGGACAATATCGGGAACCAGACTTTTGTTGCCAAAGGATACGACCAGTTCGGAGACGAGATCACTCCGTTGGCGTTCAGGTGGTCGAGCACCAATGAGAGTGTCGGGACGGTTGATTCGTCGGGCAGATTCTCGGGAATTTCAGCCGGAATTACAGATGTACAGGCACAAAACGGCACCGTAACCGGGACTGCGCAGGTCTTGATCAAACCGAACCCGGACTGGAACGTGACTCTGATCGGCGCGGTGAACGGAACCCTGAATCGTTCTACCATTATCGACCTGTCCCACGGGGGGCTTCTCTCCTATACCGACCCCAGCGGAAAACTGTGGGAAGGAGTCAACCTTTCGGCGATCATCGGCCTTGTCGATGACTCCGACCCTGCAACTTTCAACGCGTCGCTGGCATCCCGGGACTATAATATCACCGTCGTCGGCAAAGCAGCAGGCAATGATAAGACCGTCCTGATTACCGGTCGGGAACTTCTCGATGGTGATACAACCTTTATTGCCGCCTATAAAGTGAACGGCTTCGAGATCCCCGAAGGGCCGATTGATGGAAGAACATACTGGCCGTTGAAATTGACGGGGTCGGGAATTGCACATGTGGGTAAGAATCTCGAAGAGATCACGGAGATCTCGCTTGAGTTCCCCCCTGATATCAGGAAGATAAACATCACACCCGATATTGTGAGGACATGGGAAAGTGGTGAGCCTCTCCAGTTTGATGCCCGTGGATATGATGCATCAGGGACTGAGGTTCCTTTTGTTTCGTATACGTGGACGAGCAGCAATACCTCGGTCGGCACGGTAGATCAAACCGGGTATTTTACTCCCACCGGGTCGGGAACGACGACTGTTTGGGCGGACTTCCACGGGGTCAACGGCTCGGCGACAGTGTATGTTTATCCCGACAACCTTCCTCCCCATGCATGGATCGTTGATCAGATGGGCAACGGTGATTTCAGGACGATTACTGAAGCTATCGCCTGTGCACGGGATGGCGACACTGTCCTTGTCAGGGATGGAGTCTATAATGAACTGTTTAAGCTCGAGAAGGGAATAACACTCAGATCAGAAAACGGCCCCTCGAATACGACTATCACAAATGCTAACAGGGCCTTTATGATCGAGGTTCTGGCTGATAATGTCTCTATATCGGGTTTTACACTAAAACAGACCGGTTTTGCAACAATTGCAAGTAAAAATGCAATTCGAATCACGAAAGGCGACAACTGCACGATCTCAGGAAATATTTTCTCAGATACGCAGTATTGTATCTACGTCTATACAGGTCATGTAAGTTATATGACCATCGCCGGGAATAAATTCAACAGTCCGACAACGTCGATATATTTAACTACCTGTGACCATGCTGTTGTTAGAAACAATATCATTGAAGGAGGAAAAGATAATACAATCCTGGTTTATGGAAATGGAGACTCTCTTGGGAATATTGTGGAAAATAATACCATATCTTCTGATTCCATAGGGGGTGGAGGAATTGGCTATGCGAATAGTTTCGGAGGAAGAATCTCAAATAACACAATTTATAATGCGGGTCGAGGTCTGTATATTCGTGATGCACCTAACACCGTCGTCAGGGACAATATCATCGGTGAATGTACGGAATCGAATGTCTACTTAAGAGATTCAATAAAAAACATTACATTCACTGGGAATGAATTAAAAGGTGGCAAAACGGGAACTTTCTATCTCAATAGCATCAAAGATGGTGATTCTGCCAGCATTTATATGAACGACATCAGCACTCACCCTGCTAAACCCGGTAACTTTTTCTACTGTAAAAAATCATCTCCCCTCGCATTAAACTCCACGGAGCCGATCAGTTACGTCTACAACGGCACGACATACACCAACTTTGTTGGCAACTACTTTGCTAGCTATGCCGGCAACGACACCGACGGAGACGGTCTCGGCGACACGCCGTTTGTCGCCAGCGGCGTGAATCACTACCACCCCCTCGTCTCCCCGATCGACAACTATCTCGTCCTCACCCCGACGACCATCACCGTCACGCCTGCGGCCGCGACCCTCGAGGCCGGGGAGAGCGTGAACTTCACGGCCGAGGTCTTCGACCAGCGTGGGGAGACGATGCCCGGCGCCGTGCCTGTGTGGTCGAGCGGCAACACGACCCTCGGTGTCGTGAACGCCACCACCGGCCTCTTTGATGCCCTTTCGTCCGGGAACGTGACGGTCTCTGCAGTCTGCGACGGGTGCACGGGCTCTGCGGTCGTCACCGTTGTTCCGGCGACGAAGAAGACGGAGACGCTCTCCTTCGACGTGCCCAACTGCACCTTCTCTGAAAACAGCAGCGGGCATTCCATCTCGGTCAACGCGAGCGCCGCCAGCATCAACGGCAGCCGTCTCACCGTCCGGGGCAATGGGTTCAACCTGACCCTCAGGACCACGTCCGACCCCGTCACCGCGGGCGGCCAGGTCAACGCGACCTACGACGGCATGGTCCTGGAGACCGATCCCCTCGTTGCCGACCTCCCCCTGCCCGGCACAGTCTCGGGCAGCATCCGGGCCAACCTCACCGGCCTCCCTGCAGGGGCGGGCATCACGACCACCCTCAGCCAGAACATAACCGATGAAGTCATGTCCGCCTTCCAGCTCGCGGCGAGCGAGGACGGCCTGAACGTGGACGGGGTCGCCTTCACGATGAACATCCAGAAGACGAACCTGACGAACGGCCAGGACGTCTCCGACGCCACGATCAGGATGACCGCGAGTCCGGCATGGGTCAACGCCCACGGCGGCGTCGGTGCGGTGCGGATCATCAGGTGGGCCGAGGACGGCACGAAGGAAGTGCTGACGACGACCTATCTCGGCACCGACACCGGTGGCAACCTGGTCTTCGAGGCATATTCCCCGAACGGCCTCTCGCTCTTCGGCCTGGCGGCGACCTCGACGCCGCCGAGCGGTTCGACCGTCTCTTCCCACTCTTCGTCCGGCGGCGGGAGTTCCGACGTCGCCGCAATCTCGGGCTCCATCCCTGCCGGGGAGACGAAGTCCTTTGCGGTGACGGAGACGGCGGTCACCAGGATCACGGTCGACGCCTATGACGCGATCGACGACATGCTGGTGACGGTGCAGAAGGCCTCGCTCCCCAAGGACATAGCCGCACCCACGCAGACGACCTTCCAGGTCATCGAGACCACCCTGTACCGGGCCGACCCGTCCGCCATCGACAGGGTGACCCTGGAGTTCGCGGTGCCGACGTCCTGGATCGAGGACCACGATCTTTCCACCGGCAACATCGTTCTCCTCGGCTACGAGAACAATGGGTGGAAGGCCCTCACGACGACGTTCCTGAAGGAAGAGAACGGGCAGGCCCTGTATTCGGCCAGGGCCTC